From one bacterium genomic stretch:
- the lptB gene encoding LPS export ABC transporter ATP-binding protein, producing the protein MTSELVTTGLEKSFGTRKVVDGVSIKVRTGEVVGLLGPNGAGKTTNFYMIVGLYQPDAGSVMLDGDDLTRLPMYRRARKGLSYLAQEPSVFRKLSVEDNILAILQTLGLSRREESARLDELLEDLSITHIRTSMGYALSGGERRRVEITRALVTRPRFILLDEPFAGIDPIAVAEIQSIIAQLRERDIGVLITDHNVRETLGICDRAYIIHEGRTLEEGDPATIAASKKAREIYLGEKFRL; encoded by the coding sequence ATGACCAGTGAACTCGTCACGACCGGACTCGAGAAGTCCTTCGGGACGCGCAAGGTCGTGGACGGCGTTTCGATCAAGGTCAGGACGGGCGAGGTCGTCGGGTTGCTCGGCCCGAACGGCGCGGGCAAGACGACGAATTTCTACATGATCGTCGGCCTCTACCAGCCGGACGCCGGGTCCGTCATGCTCGACGGCGACGACCTCACGCGCCTGCCGATGTATCGCCGGGCGCGAAAGGGGCTTTCGTACCTCGCGCAGGAACCGAGCGTGTTCCGCAAACTCTCGGTCGAGGACAACATCCTCGCGATCCTGCAAACGCTCGGGCTTTCGCGCCGCGAGGAATCCGCGCGCCTGGACGAACTTCTCGAGGATCTGTCCATCACGCACATCCGCACGTCGATGGGATACGCCCTGTCGGGCGGCGAGCGGCGCCGCGTGGAAATCACCCGCGCGCTCGTCACCAGGCCCCGGTTCATCCTGCTTGACGAGCCGTTCGCGGGCATCGACCCCATCGCGGTGGCCGAAATCCAGTCGATCATCGCGCAACTTCGTGAGCGCGATATCGGAGTTCTGATTACCGATCACAATGTCCGCGAAACGCTTGGCATTTGCGATCGCGCTTATATTATTCATGAAGGACGAACCCTCGAGGAGGGCGACCCGGCGACGATCGCGGCATCGAAAAAAGCCCGGGAAATCTACCTCGGCGAGAAGTTCCGGCTTTAG
- the lptC gene encoding LPS export ABC transporter periplasmic protein LptC: MNGKRRVWILVTLGAVLAVLAIRLGREIRGPKNVVDLEKASEEGAYASAEEFTYTRTEGDRVVWELKARSGEYRQTGELVTVHDVEAVFHTGKDGNVRVTGPAAVMHTDTQNVEINGGVRAVSTLGYTLRTDRVTYGHADDEIRAPERVFVKGPGLSAGGGSLTMHLGDEIVEVEGGVTAVIWDMEKLKAASGAAEKDAAS, encoded by the coding sequence TTGAACGGCAAACGGCGAGTCTGGATCCTGGTGACGCTCGGCGCGGTTCTCGCCGTGCTGGCGATCCGCCTTGGCCGCGAGATTCGCGGTCCGAAAAACGTCGTGGATCTGGAGAAGGCCAGCGAGGAAGGGGCCTACGCCAGCGCCGAGGAATTTACGTACACGCGAACGGAGGGCGATCGCGTCGTGTGGGAGCTGAAAGCCCGGTCGGGCGAATACAGACAGACGGGTGAACTCGTCACCGTTCACGATGTCGAGGCTGTTTTCCACACCGGCAAGGACGGCAACGTCCGCGTCACTGGCCCCGCCGCGGTCATGCATACCGATACGCAGAACGTCGAAATCAACGGCGGCGTGCGCGCCGTCTCGACGCTCGGATACACGCTCCGAACCGACCGCGTCACCTACGGCCATGCCGACGACGAGATCCGCGCGCCCGAACGCGTTTTCGTGAAGGGTCCGGGCCTTTCCGCCGGCGGCGGCAGCCTCACCATGCACCTCGGCGACGAGATCGTGGAGGTCGAGGGCGGCGTCACGGCGGTCATCTGGGACATGGAAAAGCTGAAGGCCGCATCCGGCGCGGCCGAGAAGGACGCGGCGTCATGA
- a CDS encoding glycosyltransferase family 39 protein, producing the protein MPVEDTGPGGALCAIAWIVAAIGLLMRLAIALTLPMFESDSIALFTAARDYLDGQPMSMAHTVVVELYARLWQIAGTSLFVARIPDLFAGAALVLLAADIATQRAGKLAGALAAMLASTTSLAAIFGSIAKPYALLSFFILAGIWAWDRAVRDADRRVAVSIVSGLLLGLAFGCHTFAAFGAFPLAWFGVRSVGGSLGAKRLRLPTLVAGLSFGVVAGALIAWRLPTFGWSIFNDFVSDWRFDIAKMVWSARWEGLTNIFSISPFLLAPGVGAFLARPRDKREWPIGTYLALLIAANVVLYLANPVNHFPRVLMPSMAPVAVFAGIGLAHAVTRRPSAFIAFFVQVTISAFMIVVETRSGRPLVAGFVHLVKPPAVLLAIVACASLAYAAARFGRKREREGFVTPIQPVMLAAAGVGALVFAGTHAHATLDRQVAYFQGRLAAVQACQTDSGTAGGGDVALLLLGGENNYAWVTDLPEANLAAAFSNDVLSGLQSARVTCVVVSWKDPEGEQAMLAEFARSRGLAMLAERNVFLELEDTPVVRTLYANEHFATYALPQYVPGDGRTAERLRAFSPPIRSRLWSIPDGA; encoded by the coding sequence ATGCCTGTCGAAGACACCGGGCCCGGCGGGGCGCTCTGCGCGATTGCGTGGATCGTCGCCGCTATCGGCCTTTTGATGCGCCTTGCGATCGCGTTGACGCTGCCGATGTTCGAAAGCGATTCGATCGCGTTGTTCACCGCGGCGCGTGATTACCTTGACGGGCAACCGATGTCCATGGCGCACACCGTCGTCGTGGAGTTGTACGCGCGTCTGTGGCAGATCGCCGGGACGTCGCTTTTTGTCGCGCGGATTCCCGATCTGTTTGCCGGCGCGGCACTTGTTTTGCTCGCCGCGGATATCGCCACGCAGCGCGCGGGCAAGCTCGCCGGCGCCTTGGCCGCGATGCTCGCGTCGACAACGTCTCTTGCGGCGATCTTCGGTTCGATCGCCAAGCCATACGCGTTGCTGTCGTTTTTCATCCTCGCGGGAATCTGGGCGTGGGACCGCGCGGTGCGCGATGCGGACCGGCGCGTGGCGGTGTCGATCGTTTCGGGGCTCCTCTTGGGGCTTGCGTTCGGTTGCCACACGTTCGCGGCTTTTGGCGCGTTTCCGCTGGCGTGGTTTGGCGTCCGTTCCGTGGGGGGAAGCCTGGGCGCGAAGCGGCTTCGTCTTCCGACCCTGGTCGCCGGGCTTTCTTTCGGCGTGGTGGCCGGCGCGCTCATCGCGTGGCGGCTGCCGACGTTCGGCTGGTCGATCTTCAACGATTTTGTCTCGGACTGGCGCTTCGATATCGCAAAAATGGTGTGGTCCGCGCGATGGGAAGGGCTGACCAATATCTTTTCGATCTCGCCATTTCTTCTTGCGCCCGGCGTCGGCGCGTTTCTCGCCCGGCCGCGCGATAAACGCGAATGGCCGATCGGAACCTACCTTGCCCTTCTGATCGCCGCGAACGTCGTTTTGTACCTCGCCAATCCCGTCAATCATTTCCCGCGCGTGCTCATGCCGTCGATGGCGCCCGTTGCTGTGTTCGCGGGTATCGGGCTTGCCCATGCGGTGACGCGCCGCCCCTCGGCGTTCATCGCGTTTTTCGTGCAGGTGACGATCTCCGCGTTCATGATCGTCGTCGAGACGCGCTCGGGACGCCCGCTTGTCGCCGGGTTCGTGCATTTGGTGAAACCGCCGGCTGTCTTGCTGGCGATCGTCGCGTGCGCCTCGCTGGCGTACGCCGCCGCGCGTTTTGGCCGCAAGCGCGAGCGCGAGGGATTCGTCACACCGATCCAGCCGGTGATGCTGGCCGCGGCCGGCGTCGGCGCGCTCGTTTTCGCCGGCACGCACGCGCACGCGACGCTCGATCGGCAAGTCGCGTATTTTCAGGGGCGCCTTGCCGCGGTTCAGGCGTGCCAGACGGACAGCGGCACGGCCGGCGGCGGCGATGTCGCGCTTTTGCTTTTGGGTGGGGAGAACAACTACGCGTGGGTCACCGATCTGCCGGAGGCGAATCTCGCGGCGGCGTTCAGCAACGACGTGCTTTCCGGGCTGCAATCGGCGCGGGTGACGTGCGTTGTCGTGTCGTGGAAAGACCCGGAAGGCGAACAGGCAATGCTGGCCGAATTCGCGCGGTCGCGCGGGCTGGCGATGCTCGCAGAACGCAACGTCTTCCTGGAGCTCGAGGATACGCCGGTGGTACGCACGCTATACGCGAACGAGCACTTCGCCACCTACGCGCTGCCGCAATATGTTCCGGGCGACGGCCGAACCGCCGAGCGCCTGCGTGCATTTTCGCCGCCTATCCGCTCGCGCCTGTGGTCGATTCCGGACGGCGCATGA
- the glgX gene encoding glycogen debranching protein GlgX: protein MVTDRDRLGASPEDGGTHFALRSENAQRVELCLFNRADSAEPRRRLPLSRGDDHIWRAFVPEVGPGALYGYRVGGPYDVDKGLRFNPHKLLADPCADAFIGKHDWEGEMHFDYRRPLDGEKFVPDMRPNDARAPKCVVVDHAFDWQGVAPPDHPAERLVIYETHLKGFTAHPSSGVATPGTYVGFIEKIGHLRDLGVTAVELLPIHETGHEHHLALKGLTNYWGYATLGYFAPDQRFAADASPGAAVREFKTLVRELHRAGIEVILDVVYNHTCEGNRLGPTFAFRGIDNSVYYALDPKSLRTYRDVTGCGNMLNVAHPAVRRMIVDSLRHFATAFRIDGFRFDLAVTLARNPDEFDPAAPLLTEIANDPVLRGKKLIVEPWDLGPNGFRLGGFPPPYAEWNSRYKIVARRIVRGERGLVGELAYRIGGSEDLFGESRTPRHAVNYVTAHDGFTLADLTSYEQKRNEANLEDNRDGENQNHASGWGAEGPTDDASIRAARGRARKNLLALLFVSQGIPMVLGGDEIGRTQRGNNNAYCQDNEISWFDWNGPSPDETGRFLRRLIDYRLRHAAFCRPSFFDGEGALKTHFDIRWIGANGRSPDWRDGNARFLGFLLDGRAATGPNRPDDDDHLVLVNMGDARVDLTLPETPNDGVWRLVFDTSRIAPGDFPGDDEPLEIHRAASVLSIPPKSVIALRSLMRRPESTTGASG from the coding sequence ATGGTGACGGATCGCGACCGGCTCGGCGCGTCGCCGGAAGACGGCGGCACGCATTTCGCGCTGCGCTCCGAAAATGCGCAACGCGTGGAGCTGTGCCTGTTCAATCGCGCCGACAGCGCCGAACCCCGCCGCCGCCTTCCGCTTTCTCGCGGCGACGATCATATCTGGCGCGCGTTCGTGCCGGAGGTCGGCCCGGGCGCGTTGTATGGCTACCGCGTCGGCGGGCCGTACGATGTCGATAAGGGCCTTCGTTTCAATCCACACAAGCTGCTCGCCGATCCATGCGCGGATGCGTTCATCGGCAAGCACGACTGGGAAGGCGAAATGCACTTCGACTACCGCCGCCCGCTCGACGGCGAGAAGTTTGTGCCGGATATGCGCCCCAACGATGCGCGCGCGCCCAAGTGCGTTGTTGTCGATCACGCCTTCGACTGGCAAGGCGTCGCGCCGCCGGATCATCCGGCCGAGAGGCTGGTCATCTACGAAACGCACCTCAAGGGCTTCACGGCGCATCCGTCGTCCGGCGTGGCGACGCCCGGAACCTACGTTGGCTTCATCGAAAAGATCGGGCATCTGCGCGATCTGGGCGTGACCGCCGTCGAGCTTTTGCCGATCCACGAGACGGGACACGAGCACCATCTGGCGTTGAAGGGCCTCACGAATTACTGGGGCTACGCGACGCTAGGCTACTTCGCGCCGGATCAGCGATTCGCGGCGGATGCGTCGCCCGGCGCCGCGGTGCGCGAGTTCAAGACTCTCGTGCGCGAGCTGCATCGCGCGGGCATCGAGGTGATTCTCGATGTCGTTTACAACCACACGTGCGAGGGCAACCGTCTCGGCCCGACGTTCGCGTTTCGCGGCATCGACAATTCCGTTTACTACGCGCTCGATCCGAAATCCCTGCGCACGTACCGCGACGTCACCGGCTGCGGGAATATGCTCAACGTCGCGCATCCGGCGGTGCGCCGCATGATCGTCGATTCGCTGCGGCATTTCGCGACGGCGTTCCGCATCGACGGATTTCGCTTCGACCTCGCCGTGACGCTGGCCCGCAACCCCGACGAGTTCGATCCGGCCGCGCCGCTTTTGACTGAGATCGCAAACGACCCCGTGCTGCGCGGGAAAAAGCTCATCGTGGAGCCCTGGGATCTGGGGCCGAACGGGTTTCGTCTCGGAGGATTTCCGCCGCCGTACGCCGAATGGAATTCACGATACAAAATCGTGGCGCGACGCATCGTTCGCGGCGAACGCGGCCTTGTCGGCGAGTTGGCGTATCGCATCGGCGGCAGCGAGGACCTTTTCGGCGAGTCGCGCACGCCGCGCCACGCGGTCAACTATGTCACCGCGCACGACGGCTTCACGCTCGCCGATCTCACGTCGTATGAGCAAAAGCGCAACGAGGCGAATCTCGAGGACAACCGCGACGGCGAAAACCAGAATCACGCTTCCGGATGGGGCGCCGAAGGGCCGACGGACGACGCCTCGATTCGCGCCGCGCGAGGGCGCGCGCGCAAGAATCTGCTCGCGCTGCTTTTCGTGTCGCAGGGGATTCCCATGGTGCTCGGCGGGGACGAAATCGGGCGCACGCAACGCGGCAACAACAACGCCTACTGTCAGGATAACGAGATTTCGTGGTTCGACTGGAACGGACCCTCGCCGGACGAAACCGGCCGTTTTTTGCGTCGCCTGATCGACTACCGGCTGCGTCACGCCGCTTTTTGCCGGCCGTCGTTTTTCGACGGCGAGGGCGCCCTGAAAACGCATTTCGACATCCGATGGATCGGGGCGAACGGCCGGTCACCGGACTGGCGAGACGGCAACGCGAGATTTCTCGGCTTCCTGCTCGACGGCCGCGCCGCGACCGGCCCGAATCGGCCCGACGATGACGATCACCTCGTGCTCGTCAACATGGGCGACGCGCGCGTGGACCTGACGCTGCCCGAAACGCCGAACGACGGTGTCTGGCGGCTTGTCTTCGACACATCGCGCATCGCGCCCGGAGATTTCCCCGGCGACGACGAACCGCTCGAGATTCACCGCGCGGCAAGTGTGCTTTCGATCCCTCCGAAATCCGTGATCGCGCTCCGAAGCCTCATGCGCCGTCCGGAATCGACCACAGGCGCGAGCGGATAG
- a CDS encoding glycosyltransferase, which produces MPIETVAYIHTQPFGTREAGSAFVANTARGIAEAGAKCVLIVPKGDDVDLHVLAWLGLAGHPGLSMRHPLATRLEIGPFRPSWGAPWRKRASKIAERSHAGAVICRDLKVAARLVRDRYPGLVVYEMHNVYGFSEDARDQAFFPAAKIARHRRRVPLEKYVVERADGVITLTQGLADLLQKTRPVSGRVLAAGTAARALADPEGSHSRRDIAYVGALDAHKGVISIIRALARMPGDTRLKIFGQGERVAPLAEAARNLGVGSRVIFEGFVPPGELPERLASCRVGAVPFVDVFFNRYVSSPMKVFDYLAAGVIPVVPDLPVFREIFADESAAIFFPAGDEDALVAGLIASFDDDAMFRRKHLAALHQATTYTWKTRGERILAFLADLPFRESRRPRKW; this is translated from the coding sequence ATGCCAATCGAAACGGTCGCCTACATCCACACGCAGCCCTTCGGAACGCGCGAGGCCGGTTCGGCGTTTGTCGCCAATACCGCGCGCGGCATCGCCGAGGCGGGGGCGAAGTGCGTTCTGATCGTACCCAAGGGGGATGACGTCGATCTGCACGTGCTGGCGTGGTTGGGGCTGGCCGGGCACCCGGGACTGTCGATGCGCCATCCCCTCGCGACGCGACTTGAGATCGGCCCGTTTCGCCCGAGTTGGGGCGCGCCGTGGAGAAAGCGCGCGTCGAAAATAGCCGAGCGCTCCCACGCCGGCGCGGTGATCTGCCGCGATCTCAAGGTCGCCGCGCGCCTCGTGCGCGATCGCTATCCGGGCCTTGTCGTGTACGAGATGCACAACGTCTACGGCTTTTCCGAGGACGCGCGCGATCAGGCGTTTTTCCCCGCGGCGAAGATTGCGCGTCATCGCAGGCGCGTTCCGCTTGAGAAATACGTCGTCGAGCGCGCCGACGGCGTCATCACCCTGACGCAGGGACTCGCGGATCTCCTGCAAAAAACGCGGCCCGTCTCCGGGCGCGTGCTCGCCGCGGGCACCGCCGCGCGCGCGCTCGCCGATCCGGAGGGATCGCACAGCCGGCGCGACATCGCCTACGTCGGCGCGCTCGATGCGCACAAGGGCGTCATCTCCATCATCCGCGCGCTCGCGCGCATGCCGGGCGACACGCGCCTGAAGATCTTTGGCCAGGGCGAACGCGTCGCGCCGCTCGCCGAGGCGGCGCGAAACCTCGGCGTCGGATCGCGCGTCATCTTCGAGGGGTTTGTGCCGCCCGGCGAACTGCCCGAGCGCCTGGCGAGTTGCCGCGTGGGCGCCGTGCCGTTCGTGGACGTCTTTTTCAACCGCTACGTCTCAAGCCCGATGAAGGTGTTTGACTACCTCGCCGCGGGCGTCATCCCCGTCGTGCCCGACCTGCCGGTGTTTCGCGAGATCTTCGCCGACGAGTCCGCCGCCATATTTTTTCCCGCGGGCGACGAGGACGCGCTCGTGGCCGGGCTCATCGCCTCTTTCGATGACGACGCGATGTTCCGCCGCAAACATCTGGCGGCGCTTCATCAGGCGACGACCTACACGTGGAAGACGCGCGGCGAACGCATTCTCGCGTTCCTTGCCGATCTTCCCTTTCGCGAGTCGCGCCGGCCCCGCAAATGGTGA